A stretch of the Serratia marcescens genome encodes the following:
- the metQ gene encoding methionine ABC transporter substrate-binding lipoprotein MetQ, with translation MTFTLKNLTLALAAAGTLLLTACGPATQDDHHIKVGISAGIDQSLWAVVQKVAKQKYDLDVEVVTFNDYVLPNEALNNGDLDINAFQHKPYLDKQMQERGYKLAAVGNTFVYPIAGYSKKITALSQLPDGAQVAVPNDPTNLGRSLLLLQKQGLITLKDGVGLLPTALDIVGNPKKLKIVEIEAPQLPRALDDQQVTLAIINTNYSSQIGLSPAKDGLFVEDKNSPYVNIFASRIDNKDSEKVKDLVKAYQTDEVAASAADIYKGDAVKGW, from the coding sequence ATGACATTTACGCTGAAAAACCTCACCCTGGCGCTGGCCGCCGCCGGCACGCTGCTGCTGACCGCCTGCGGCCCAGCCACACAGGACGATCACCACATCAAGGTCGGCATCAGCGCCGGCATCGATCAGTCGCTGTGGGCGGTGGTGCAAAAGGTCGCCAAGCAGAAATACGATCTGGACGTGGAGGTGGTGACATTCAACGACTACGTGCTGCCGAACGAAGCGCTGAACAACGGCGATCTGGACATCAACGCCTTCCAGCACAAGCCGTATCTGGACAAGCAGATGCAGGAGCGCGGCTACAAACTGGCGGCGGTGGGCAACACCTTCGTCTACCCGATCGCCGGGTATTCGAAGAAGATAACCGCACTCAGCCAACTGCCGGACGGCGCGCAGGTGGCGGTGCCGAACGATCCGACCAACCTGGGCCGCTCGCTGCTGCTGTTGCAAAAACAGGGGCTGATCACCCTGAAAGACGGCGTCGGCCTGCTGCCGACCGCACTGGACATCGTCGGCAACCCGAAAAAGCTGAAGATCGTCGAGATTGAAGCGCCGCAGCTGCCGCGCGCGCTGGACGACCAACAGGTGACGCTGGCGATCATCAACACCAACTATTCCAGCCAGATCGGCCTGTCGCCGGCCAAGGACGGGCTGTTTGTCGAAGACAAAAACTCGCCGTACGTCAATATATTCGCCAGCCGCATCGACAACAAAGACAGCGAGAAAGTGAAGGATCTGGTCAAGGCCTATCAGACCGACGAAGTGGCGGCCAGCGCCGCCGACATCTACAAGGGCGACGCCGTCAAAGGCTGGTAA
- a CDS encoding universal stress protein, translating to MCYHHIVIATDLSDDGKRLVEKGALLAEALQAKLSLIYVDVHYDTYHAAIGFSERSDNGVPFEEKIRKELEPTTQNVNYPIAEVIIGRGGFVDELRTAVVDKNIDLLVFGHHHDLWSNLFSSTRNAINQLNIDVLVIPIRS from the coding sequence ATGTGTTACCACCATATTGTCATCGCCACCGATCTGAGCGATGACGGCAAACGGCTGGTCGAAAAGGGGGCGCTGCTGGCGGAGGCGCTGCAGGCCAAACTCTCGCTGATCTATGTGGACGTTCACTACGACACCTACCACGCGGCGATCGGCTTTTCGGAGCGCAGCGATAACGGCGTGCCGTTCGAAGAGAAGATCCGCAAAGAGCTGGAGCCCACCACGCAAAACGTCAATTACCCGATCGCGGAAGTGATTATCGGACGCGGCGGCTTCGTTGACGAACTGCGCACGGCAGTCGTGGATAAGAACATCGATCTGCTGGTGTTCGGCCATCACCACGATCTGTGGAGCAACCTGTTTTCTTCCACCCGCAATGCCATCAACCAGCTCAATATCGACGTACTGGTGATCCCGATCCGCTCATAA
- the ygjK gene encoding alpha-glucosidase — translation MNMTPLTPLATALILALALTGCAPKTPDADAPLAERYKNVIDRHGAPHFMLDYDFDDHQRFNPFFDLGAWHGHLLPGGPEGMGGFPGPALLTEEYINFMANNFDRLSVYRDGKPVHFTMTAYSLPGALVQRLSAPGVTVNLTLRFAAARTSLLETQILTDTPLDLVWDGELLERYAAKEQKPQPPATLEQAFPDYTRRIVPTADGLRVTFGKVRAPSQLMTSGQSEYQIHKSLPQRTTVDGHRFRATARITGSTTLYTTYSHLLTAEEAQREQRAIADILAHPQRYMAASAQRWERYLATGLSNPHATPEQTRVAVKAMETLNGNWRGAAGAMKFDSVTPSVTGRWFSGNQTWPWDTWKQAYAMAHFNPDVAKDNIRAVFAFQIRPGDTLRPWDAGFLPDLIAYNPSPERGGDGGNWNERNTKPSLAAWAVMEVYRVTGDKGWLAEMYPKLVAYHDWWLRNRDHNGNGVPEYGATRDKAHNTPDGRMLFTVKRGQREQTLAGLDNYDRIVREGQYDSIEIPAQTAASWESGRDDAAVFGFIDPDQLARYVAQGGKREDWQVKFAENRAPDGTLLGYSLLQESVDQASYMYSDNRYLAEMADILGRGAEAAAFRAKADRLAAYINTCMFDKQSGFFYDIRIESRPLANGCAGKPIVERGKGPEGWSPLFNGAASQPHADAVVRVMKDPREFNTYVPLGTAALTNPAFGADIYWRGRVWVDQLYFGLKGMERYGYRDDAVAMAQAFFRHADGLVADGPIRENYNPLTGKQQGAPNFSWSAAHLYMLYNDFFTQ, via the coding sequence ATGAACATGACTCCCCTCACCCCGCTGGCCACTGCCCTCATCCTCGCGTTGGCGCTGACGGGCTGTGCGCCGAAAACGCCCGACGCCGACGCCCCGTTGGCCGAGCGCTATAAAAACGTCATCGACCGCCACGGCGCGCCGCACTTTATGCTCGATTACGATTTCGACGATCACCAGCGCTTCAATCCGTTCTTCGATCTCGGCGCCTGGCACGGTCACCTGTTGCCGGGCGGGCCGGAAGGCATGGGCGGTTTCCCCGGCCCGGCGCTGCTGACCGAAGAGTACATCAACTTTATGGCCAACAATTTCGATCGGCTCAGCGTCTATCGAGACGGTAAACCGGTGCATTTCACCATGACGGCCTACAGCCTGCCCGGCGCCCTGGTGCAGCGGCTCAGCGCGCCGGGCGTGACCGTCAACCTGACGCTGCGCTTCGCCGCTGCGCGCACCTCGCTGCTGGAAACCCAAATCCTGACCGACACGCCGCTGGATCTGGTGTGGGACGGTGAATTGCTGGAGCGCTACGCGGCCAAAGAGCAAAAACCGCAGCCGCCGGCGACCCTCGAGCAGGCGTTTCCGGACTACACGCGCCGCATTGTGCCGACCGCTGACGGCCTGCGCGTCACCTTCGGCAAGGTGCGCGCGCCGTCGCAGCTGATGACCTCGGGCCAGTCCGAGTATCAGATCCACAAATCGCTGCCGCAGCGTACCACGGTCGACGGCCACCGCTTCCGCGCCACGGCGCGCATCACCGGTTCCACCACCCTGTACACCACCTACTCGCACCTGCTCACCGCCGAAGAGGCGCAGCGCGAACAGCGCGCTATCGCCGATATCCTCGCTCACCCGCAGCGCTATATGGCCGCGTCGGCCCAGCGTTGGGAACGCTATCTCGCCACTGGGCTCAGCAACCCGCACGCCACGCCGGAACAAACCCGCGTGGCGGTCAAAGCGATGGAAACGCTGAACGGCAACTGGCGCGGCGCAGCCGGGGCGATGAAGTTCGACTCGGTCACCCCGTCGGTGACCGGGCGCTGGTTCTCCGGCAACCAAACCTGGCCGTGGGACACCTGGAAGCAGGCCTACGCCATGGCGCACTTCAACCCGGACGTGGCCAAGGACAACATTCGCGCAGTATTCGCCTTCCAGATCCGGCCGGGCGACACCCTGCGCCCGTGGGACGCCGGTTTTCTGCCCGACCTTATCGCCTACAACCCCAGCCCGGAGCGCGGCGGCGACGGCGGCAACTGGAACGAGCGCAACACCAAGCCGAGCCTGGCGGCCTGGGCGGTGATGGAAGTGTATCGCGTCACCGGCGATAAGGGCTGGCTGGCGGAGATGTACCCGAAGCTGGTGGCCTACCATGACTGGTGGCTGCGCAACCGCGATCACAACGGCAACGGCGTGCCGGAGTACGGCGCCACTCGCGACAAAGCGCACAATACCCCCGACGGGCGCATGTTGTTTACCGTCAAGCGCGGGCAGCGCGAGCAAACGCTGGCCGGCCTCGACAATTACGATCGCATCGTGCGAGAGGGGCAGTACGACAGCATCGAGATCCCGGCACAGACCGCCGCCTCCTGGGAGTCGGGCCGCGACGATGCGGCGGTATTCGGCTTTATCGATCCGGATCAATTGGCGCGCTACGTGGCGCAGGGCGGCAAACGCGAAGATTGGCAGGTGAAATTCGCCGAAAACCGCGCGCCGGACGGCACGCTGCTCGGCTACTCGCTGCTGCAGGAGTCGGTGGATCAGGCCAGCTATATGTACAGCGACAACCGCTATCTGGCGGAGATGGCCGATATTCTGGGCCGCGGTGCCGAGGCCGCTGCCTTCCGCGCCAAAGCCGACCGGCTGGCGGCCTACATCAACACCTGCATGTTCGACAAGCAGAGCGGTTTCTTCTATGACATCCGCATCGAAAGCCGGCCGTTGGCCAACGGCTGCGCCGGCAAACCGATCGTCGAACGCGGCAAAGGGCCGGAAGGCTGGTCGCCGCTGTTCAACGGCGCCGCCAGCCAGCCGCACGCCGATGCGGTGGTCAGGGTGATGAAGGATCCGCGTGAGTTCAATACCTACGTGCCGCTCGGCACCGCGGCGCTGACCAACCCGGCGTTCGGCGCGGACATCTACTGGCGCGGCCGCGTGTGGGTCGATCAGCTGTATTTCGGCCTCAAGGGCATGGAGCGCTACGGCTATCGCGACGACGCGGTGGCAATGGCGCAGGCCTTCTTCCGCCACGCCGACGGCTTGGTCGCCGACGGGCCGATCCGCGAGAACTACAACCCGCTCACCGGCAAGCAGCAAGGCGCGCCGAACTTCTCCTGGAGCGCGGCGCACCTGTACATGTTGTATAACGACTTCTTCACGCAATAA
- the ygjJ gene encoding protein YgjJ, protein MKLLSHHALLPLLLLVSAPAWAAQEPVTPAERNQLPPPPLPDSAATALRFYGELGIGGSVYLNGEHQHQYSDGTYIEGGLEIKRGHWFGLIYGEGWTVQADSQGHAWTPGHGWGGFEGGLNRFYGGYRTDDGTEMMLSVRNDSSLDDLQWWGDFTPEYGYVIPNTRDLSYAAKLQNLTGRFRYSVTAAPESRIDESKALLHFGKYDRYSDKYTYRAMVNGYTQYDLQDNLTLLTGLEVTDGLGQLFLLGLRGQHLAGRVWHHTGKGDSGGHPGSESGLMLSAMTETAKGLFLSTAYSYARHRFDNAADTATSYAQFGVWYEYAGGKLATALDSKFFMRNDSTDASNSVFLMQYFYW, encoded by the coding sequence ATGAAACTACTAAGCCATCACGCCCTGTTGCCCTTGCTGCTGCTCGTTAGCGCACCCGCCTGGGCGGCTCAAGAACCGGTTACCCCGGCGGAGCGCAATCAGCTCCCTCCGCCGCCGCTACCCGATAGCGCCGCGACCGCCCTGCGTTTTTACGGCGAGCTCGGCATCGGCGGCAGCGTCTATTTGAACGGCGAACATCAGCATCAATACAGCGACGGCACCTATATCGAAGGTGGCCTGGAGATCAAGCGGGGCCACTGGTTCGGGCTGATTTACGGCGAAGGCTGGACCGTGCAGGCGGACAGCCAGGGCCACGCCTGGACGCCGGGCCACGGCTGGGGCGGTTTCGAGGGCGGGTTGAACCGCTTTTACGGCGGTTACCGCACCGACGACGGCACCGAGATGATGCTCAGCGTGCGCAACGATTCGTCGCTCGACGATTTGCAATGGTGGGGTGACTTCACGCCGGAGTATGGCTACGTGATCCCCAATACCCGCGATCTCAGCTACGCCGCCAAACTGCAAAACCTGACCGGGCGCTTTCGCTACAGCGTGACGGCGGCGCCGGAAAGCCGCATCGACGAGAGCAAGGCGCTGCTGCACTTCGGTAAATACGACCGCTATTCCGACAAGTATACCTATCGGGCGATGGTCAACGGCTACACCCAGTACGACCTGCAGGACAATCTGACGCTGCTGACCGGCCTGGAAGTGACCGACGGTCTGGGGCAGCTGTTTCTGCTGGGGCTGCGCGGCCAGCACCTGGCCGGCCGCGTCTGGCACCACACCGGCAAAGGCGACAGCGGCGGCCATCCCGGCAGCGAGTCGGGCCTGATGCTCAGCGCGATGACGGAAACCGCCAAAGGGCTGTTTCTCTCCACCGCCTACAGCTACGCCCGCCACCGGTTTGATAACGCGGCGGATACCGCCACCTCATACGCCCAGTTCGGCGTCTGGTACGAATACGCCGGCGGCAAACTGGCCACCGCGCTGGACAGCAAATTCTTCATGCGCAACGACAGCACCGATGCCAGCAACTCGGTGTTTCTGATGCAATATTTCTATTGGTAA
- the ebgR gene encoding transcriptional regulator EbgR, which yields MATLKEIAEAANVSVATVSRVLNDDPTLSVKAQTRQKILEAAERLEYKVAPSKRQSGQRLHFAALFTYTQGVEINDPYYLAMRYGIETQCEKLGVALSAGYDFNGDKALPAADGLLVIGRPQPALYEQLRQQETPVVFIDGVVEDERFDCVNVDLYKISRKVIDYFIGRGYQRIGFIGGRDDPAGIDQREQAFVEYGRQQNVVRAQDIYHGDFSSQSGYQCAKAMLQSKNGYPPALLVATDSIAIGVLRALHEHGIQVPGQIALISVNDIPTARFIFPALSTVRIPSETMGAQAVNLLVERLRDERAVPLSIFVPSSLQLRDTTVA from the coding sequence ATGGCCACACTGAAGGAAATTGCTGAAGCCGCTAATGTGTCCGTCGCCACCGTTTCGCGCGTGTTGAATGACGACCCCACCCTGAGCGTGAAAGCGCAAACCCGCCAGAAGATCCTGGAAGCGGCGGAGCGCCTCGAATACAAGGTCGCGCCTTCCAAACGGCAAAGCGGGCAACGCCTGCATTTCGCCGCGCTGTTTACCTACACGCAGGGCGTGGAGATCAACGATCCCTATTACCTGGCGATGCGCTACGGCATCGAAACGCAGTGCGAAAAGCTGGGCGTGGCGCTGAGCGCCGGCTACGACTTCAACGGCGACAAGGCGCTGCCGGCGGCCGACGGCCTGCTGGTGATCGGCCGGCCACAGCCCGCGCTGTATGAGCAGCTCAGGCAGCAGGAAACGCCGGTCGTATTCATCGACGGCGTGGTGGAGGATGAGCGGTTCGACTGCGTCAATGTCGACCTGTACAAGATCAGCCGCAAGGTGATCGACTACTTCATCGGCCGCGGCTATCAGCGCATCGGCTTTATCGGCGGCCGCGACGATCCGGCCGGTATCGACCAGCGCGAACAGGCGTTCGTCGAGTATGGCCGGCAGCAAAACGTGGTGCGAGCGCAGGATATTTACCACGGCGATTTCAGCAGCCAGTCGGGCTACCAGTGCGCCAAAGCGATGTTGCAGAGCAAGAATGGCTATCCGCCGGCGCTGCTGGTGGCGACCGATTCGATCGCGATCGGCGTGCTGCGCGCGCTGCACGAACACGGCATTCAGGTGCCGGGGCAGATCGCGCTGATCAGCGTCAACGACATTCCCACCGCCCGCTTTATTTTCCCCGCCTTGTCCACGGTGCGCATCCCTTCGGAAACCATGGGCGCACAGGCCGTCAACCTGCTGGTGGAGCGGCTGCGCGATGAGCGCGCCGTCCCGCTGTCGATCTTCGTTCCCAGCTCGCTGCAGCTACGCGACACCACCGTCGCCTGA
- the ebgA gene encoding beta-galactosidase subunit alpha — protein sequence MNNWENIEKQSEHRLAPRASFFSYADAGQALSFDRNASRRFQLLSGRWRFRFFEHPAQVPAAFYREPMNDWGDMAVPGMWQLEGHGHLQYTDEGFPFPIDVPYVPTNNPTGAYQRHFTLDAGWQDQQVLIKFDGVETYFEVYVNGNYVGFSKGSRLCAEFDISPYVRQGENLLSVRVMQWADSTYIEDQDMWWMAGIFRDVYLIGQRATHIHDLTLVTTFDERYCDAQLAIDAELRHLGVQAAEGCRLQAQLFDGDRCVAEQWRDDLRIEQALSCRFELPVSRPQQWNAENPYLYQLLLSLYDGAGNLLGVVPQRVGFREIAVRDGLMYVNGRYLKLHGVNRHDHDHRKGRAVDMARVERDIVLMKQHNINSVRTAHYPNDPRFYELCDIYGLFVMAETDLESHGFANVGDLSRITDDPRWEQAYVERIERHVAAQKNHPSIIIWSLGNESGYGCNIRAMARRCKALDPTRLIHYEEDRDAEVTDVISTMYSRVAMMNAFGEYPHPKPRILCEYAHAMGNGPGGLFEYQSVFNRHASLQGHYIWEWCDHGLLSHDAQGRERYQYGGDYGDYPNNYNFCMDGLIYPDQRPGPGLREYQQVLCPVEVTAEEGAGDVLRVKNRYWFSSLADITLKVSVKTDGRQVASYEFKLPHLQPGESEDMHLPVLALGPGETLIDVAVHKDSATRYSESDQRLGHYQHLRQAETRRPAPPLADAPALQCREENHQLIVSGGRFQLAFSLLSGELQSWRVDGEDVVGRAPRITFFKPVIDNHKQEYEGIWLPQHFPIMQQHFRRLSRQWQGEDLLLEVHSLIAPPVFDFGIRCTYRWCISPQGHVSLDLSGEPYGDFRQIIPKIGLDFGISRRFEQVEYYGRGPGENYRDSCRANLIGHYRQRADALFEHYPFPQDNGNRQDVRWLSLQDAAGKGIFIQPRRPINFSLWPYSAEMLHQAQHINELEPSDCLTLNLDDQILGLGSNSWGSEVLDTHRVYLAPFSYGFTLVPFDGRQTQGAALAGYDFAPAHHHPQSAEENA from the coding sequence GTGAATAATTGGGAAAATATTGAAAAACAGTCGGAGCACCGGTTGGCGCCGCGCGCGAGCTTCTTCAGCTACGCGGACGCCGGGCAGGCGCTGAGCTTCGATCGCAACGCCAGCCGGCGCTTCCAGCTGCTGAGCGGCCGCTGGCGTTTTCGCTTCTTCGAGCACCCGGCGCAGGTGCCGGCGGCGTTTTACCGGGAGCCGATGAACGACTGGGGCGATATGGCGGTGCCGGGCATGTGGCAGTTGGAAGGGCACGGCCACCTGCAGTACACCGACGAGGGCTTCCCGTTCCCGATCGACGTGCCCTACGTGCCGACCAATAACCCCACCGGCGCCTATCAGCGCCACTTTACGCTCGACGCCGGTTGGCAAGATCAGCAGGTGCTGATCAAATTCGATGGCGTGGAAACCTACTTCGAGGTGTACGTTAACGGCAACTATGTCGGCTTCAGCAAGGGCAGCCGACTGTGCGCCGAGTTCGACATCAGCCCCTATGTGCGGCAGGGCGAGAACCTGCTTTCGGTGCGGGTGATGCAGTGGGCCGATTCCACCTACATCGAAGATCAGGACATGTGGTGGATGGCCGGCATCTTTCGCGACGTCTACCTGATCGGCCAGCGCGCTACCCACATTCACGACCTGACGCTAGTCACCACCTTCGATGAACGCTACTGCGACGCGCAGTTGGCGATCGACGCCGAGTTGCGCCATCTCGGTGTGCAGGCCGCCGAAGGCTGCCGCCTGCAGGCGCAGCTGTTCGACGGCGATCGCTGCGTAGCGGAGCAGTGGCGCGACGATCTGCGCATCGAGCAGGCGCTGAGCTGCCGTTTCGAACTGCCGGTCAGCCGTCCGCAGCAGTGGAATGCGGAAAATCCCTATCTGTATCAGCTGCTGCTCAGCCTGTATGACGGCGCCGGCAATCTGCTGGGCGTGGTGCCGCAGCGGGTTGGGTTCCGCGAGATCGCGGTACGTGACGGGCTGATGTACGTCAATGGGCGCTACCTCAAACTGCACGGCGTCAACCGCCACGATCACGATCACCGCAAAGGGCGCGCCGTCGATATGGCACGGGTGGAGCGAGACATCGTGCTGATGAAGCAGCACAACATCAACTCGGTGCGCACCGCCCATTACCCCAACGACCCGCGCTTTTACGAGCTGTGTGATATCTATGGTCTGTTCGTGATGGCGGAGACCGATCTGGAGAGCCACGGCTTCGCCAACGTCGGCGATCTAAGCCGCATCACCGACGATCCGCGCTGGGAGCAGGCCTACGTCGAGCGCATCGAGCGCCACGTGGCGGCGCAGAAAAACCACCCGTCGATCATCATCTGGTCGCTGGGTAACGAGTCCGGCTACGGCTGCAACATTCGTGCCATGGCCCGGCGCTGCAAGGCGCTCGATCCGACCCGTCTGATCCACTATGAAGAAGATCGCGACGCCGAAGTGACCGACGTGATCAGCACCATGTATTCCCGGGTGGCGATGATGAACGCCTTCGGCGAATACCCGCACCCCAAACCGCGCATCCTGTGCGAATACGCCCACGCGATGGGCAATGGCCCCGGCGGGCTGTTCGAATACCAGTCGGTGTTCAACCGTCACGCCAGTTTGCAGGGGCACTACATCTGGGAGTGGTGCGATCACGGCCTGCTGAGCCACGACGCGCAGGGGCGCGAACGCTACCAGTACGGCGGTGATTACGGCGACTACCCGAACAACTACAACTTCTGTATGGACGGCCTGATCTACCCGGACCAACGCCCCGGCCCCGGCCTGCGGGAATACCAGCAGGTGCTGTGCCCGGTGGAGGTGACGGCGGAAGAGGGCGCGGGTGACGTGCTGCGGGTGAAAAACCGCTATTGGTTCAGCTCGCTGGCGGACATCACGCTGAAGGTCAGCGTCAAGACCGACGGCCGCCAGGTGGCAAGTTACGAATTCAAGCTGCCGCATCTGCAGCCGGGCGAGAGCGAGGACATGCATCTGCCGGTGTTGGCGCTGGGGCCGGGGGAAACGCTGATCGACGTGGCGGTGCATAAGGACAGCGCCACCCGCTACAGCGAGAGCGACCAGCGGTTGGGGCATTATCAGCATCTGCGCCAGGCGGAGACGCGGCGACCGGCTCCACCGTTGGCCGATGCGCCGGCGCTGCAATGCCGCGAGGAAAACCATCAGCTGATCGTCAGCGGCGGCCGGTTCCAGCTGGCGTTCTCGCTGCTGAGCGGCGAACTGCAGTCGTGGCGGGTAGACGGTGAAGACGTGGTGGGACGAGCGCCGCGCATCACCTTCTTCAAACCGGTGATCGATAACCATAAACAGGAATATGAAGGGATTTGGCTGCCGCAACATTTCCCCATCATGCAGCAGCACTTCCGCCGCCTCAGCCGGCAATGGCAGGGCGAAGATCTGCTGCTCGAGGTGCACAGCCTGATCGCGCCGCCGGTGTTCGACTTTGGCATACGCTGCACCTACCGCTGGTGCATCTCCCCGCAGGGCCACGTCAGCCTGGATCTGTCCGGTGAGCCTTACGGCGATTTCCGGCAGATTATCCCGAAAATCGGTCTCGATTTCGGCATCAGTCGCCGCTTCGAGCAGGTGGAATACTACGGCCGCGGACCGGGCGAGAACTACCGTGACAGCTGCCGGGCCAACCTCATCGGCCACTACCGGCAGCGCGCCGACGCGCTGTTCGAACACTATCCGTTCCCGCAGGACAACGGCAACCGGCAGGACGTGCGCTGGCTGAGCCTGCAGGACGCGGCGGGCAAGGGGATCTTCATCCAGCCGCGGCGGCCGATCAATTTCAGCCTGTGGCCTTACAGCGCTGAGATGCTGCACCAGGCCCAACACATCAACGAGCTGGAGCCGAGCGACTGCCTGACGCTGAACCTGGACGACCAGATCCTCGGTCTCGGCTCCAACTCCTGGGGCTCCGAAGTGCTGGATACCCACCGGGTCTATCTGGCGCCGTTCAGCTACGGCTTCACGCTGGTGCCGTTCGACGGGCGGCAAACGCAGGGCGCCGCACTCGCCGGTTATGACTTCGCGCCCGCTCACCATCACCCGCAGTCTGCGGAGGAAAACGCATGA
- a CDS encoding beta-galactosidase subunit beta, with amino-acid sequence MIILESLAEFQRIYRSGKKWLRCMEAIVNVDRISPNVCHSIGDSLTYRLSVGAGRQHGWLEGNRRYFDVHYYLEGEESVEVADKRALTTVAPYQDETDREFFSGEGEKRRVGKGNVVIFENHQAHRFTESGKVKKVILKVTVEDSYFVNK; translated from the coding sequence ATGATCATTCTCGAATCCCTGGCGGAGTTCCAGCGCATTTATCGCAGCGGCAAGAAGTGGCTGCGCTGTATGGAGGCGATCGTCAATGTCGATCGCATCAGCCCAAACGTGTGCCATTCGATCGGCGACTCGCTGACGTATCGGCTGAGCGTCGGCGCCGGCCGCCAGCACGGCTGGCTGGAGGGCAACCGCCGTTACTTCGACGTGCACTATTACCTCGAGGGGGAAGAGAGCGTCGAGGTCGCCGACAAACGGGCGCTGACGACGGTGGCGCCCTATCAGGACGAAACCGATCGCGAGTTTTTCAGCGGCGAAGGCGAGAAGCGCCGGGTCGGCAAGGGCAACGTGGTGATCTTCGAAAACCACCAGGCTCACCGCTTCACAGAAAGCGGCAAGGTAAAAAAAGTCATTTTAAAAGTGACGGTGGAAGACAGCTATTTCGTCAATAAATAG
- a CDS encoding amino acid permease, with product MAASNRNTIGKFGLLSMTFAAVFSFNNVINNNIQLGVASSPVFLVATIIYFIPFCLIIAEFVSLNRNSEAGVYAWVKSALGGRWAFITAYTYWFVNLFFFTALLPRVIAYASYAFLGYDYVFTPLTTAIISIFLFAFSTYISNSGAKLLGPMTSVTSSLMLLLTFSYIVLAGAAVLGGIEPADPINVQAMTPNFNWAFLGITAWIFQAAGGAESVAVYVNDVKGGSRAFVKVIIVSGLFIGVLYSVSSLLINVFVHRTDLHFTGGTVQVFEGLSAHFGLPTVLMNRFVGIVSFTAMFGSLLMWTAAPVKIFFTEIPKGIFGEKTIRLNRHGVPTRAAWIQFFIVIPLMLIPTLGSSSVQDLMNTLINMTAAASMLPPLFIMLAYLNLRLKYDRVARDFKMGSRLQGIAIVSVLIAIFTVGFFASTFPTGASIMTIVFYNVGGLVVFLGYAWWKYNRYSKSLNAEARYHEDMPLARLALEAQEGAPAGQPALATPACNKPL from the coding sequence ATGGCTGCGTCGAACAGAAACACCATCGGCAAGTTTGGCCTGCTGTCGATGACGTTTGCGGCAGTGTTCAGTTTCAACAACGTGATTAACAACAATATTCAGCTCGGGGTCGCCTCGTCGCCGGTGTTCCTGGTGGCGACGATCATTTACTTCATTCCCTTTTGCCTGATCATCGCCGAGTTCGTCTCGCTCAACCGCAATTCCGAGGCCGGCGTCTATGCCTGGGTGAAAAGCGCGCTCGGCGGGCGTTGGGCGTTTATCACCGCCTACACCTATTGGTTCGTAAACCTGTTCTTCTTCACCGCGCTATTGCCGCGCGTCATCGCCTACGCCTCTTACGCGTTTTTAGGCTATGACTACGTGTTTACGCCGCTGACCACGGCGATCATCAGCATCTTCCTGTTCGCCTTCTCGACCTACATCTCCAACAGCGGCGCGAAACTGTTGGGGCCGATGACCTCGGTGACCTCGTCGCTGATGCTGCTGCTGACGTTTTCCTACATCGTTCTGGCGGGCGCGGCGGTGCTGGGCGGCATTGAGCCGGCCGACCCGATCAACGTGCAGGCGATGACGCCGAACTTCAACTGGGCGTTCCTCGGCATTACCGCCTGGATCTTCCAGGCGGCGGGCGGGGCGGAATCTGTGGCGGTGTACGTGAACGATGTGAAAGGCGGCAGCCGCGCCTTCGTGAAGGTGATCATCGTTTCCGGGCTGTTCATCGGCGTGCTGTATTCGGTGTCTTCGCTGCTGATTAACGTCTTCGTGCACCGCACCGATCTGCACTTTACCGGCGGTACGGTACAGGTGTTCGAAGGCCTGTCGGCGCACTTCGGCCTGCCGACGGTGCTGATGAACCGCTTCGTCGGCATCGTTTCCTTCACCGCCATGTTCGGTTCGCTGCTGATGTGGACGGCGGCGCCGGTGAAGATTTTCTTCACCGAAATCCCGAAGGGCATTTTCGGCGAGAAAACCATTCGCCTGAACCGGCACGGCGTGCCGACGCGCGCCGCCTGGATCCAGTTTTTCATCGTTATCCCGCTGATGCTGATCCCGACGTTGGGTTCCAGCAGCGTGCAGGACTTGATGAACACGCTGATCAACATGACCGCCGCCGCCTCGATGCTGCCGCCGCTGTTCATCATGTTGGCCTACCTGAATCTGCGGCTGAAGTACGACCGGGTAGCGCGCGATTTCAAAATGGGCTCGCGCCTGCAGGGCATCGCCATCGTCAGCGTGCTGATCGCCATCTTCACCGTCGGTTTCTTCGCCTCGACGTTCCCGACCGGCGCCAGCATCATGACCATCGTGTTCTATAACGTCGGCGGGCTGGTGGTGTTCCTGGGTTACGCCTGGTGGAAGTACAACCGCTACTCGAAGAGCCTGAACGCCGAGGCGCGCTACCACGAAGATATGCCGCTGGCGCGTCTCGCGCTGGAGGCGCAGGAAGGGGCGCCGGCCGGGCAACCCGCGCTGGCCACGCCCGCTTGCAATAAGCCGCTGTAA